The region TCTTAAAAATGGTAATTGTGAATCCGATTTTAGAGGCATTTTTTTAAAATCTAAGATTATTTCTATCTCTGAAGGAAGTGAAGGGGTGATATCAAATGTTTTATAATGGAAACGAATGGGTTGAATATCCTCTTGTTAGCGCAGACGATGAAGGTTTTGTTAGCGGTTACTCTGTTTATGAGGTTATTAGGACATATTATGGTATACCTTATCGTTTAAGAAGTCATTATGATAGACTTAAAAAATCCGCTAATTTTATGGGGTTTGACGTTCCATCACTTGAAAAGATAAAATTGGTTTTGGAACAAGCCGAGAAAATTCATAATTATAATGAATATAGATTTAAAATCTTTGTAACCCCTTTCACTTCGAATTATGACACTTTTTACTGTTTTGTAGAAGAACTGGAAGAAGACATTGATATAATTGAAGAAGGGGTAGTCGTTAATATAGCTAGAGAAAGAAAACCACATTTTTCTATTATTCCATATTATGTAAAAACTCCATTAAACAATTCAGTTAAATATATCCATAAAAAATATGATTATTATTATGAATCAATCATCTTAAATGAATTTGGTTACGTAGCTGAATGTACTTTTTCAAACATTTTTTATGTAAGTAGTGGTGTATTAATTACACCACATTTATCAACTGGTATACTTGCTGGTATAACTAGACACAGTGTGTTAGAGTTAGCAAGAGAATTATCAATGGAAATAGAAGAAAAACCTAATGTTGAGGTGTGGGAGCTACTATCTGCTGATGAAATATTTCTCAGTCATACCTCAAGAGGTATTGTCCCAGTGAGAAGAATTTTCCCTCACTTTACATTTACCGTTCCAGGTGTAGTTACCGAAGCTTTAATTGCTAATTGGAAGGATTTTATAACTAAGACTCTAGATGAATTTGAATAATTTTAAAATTCTTCGGGAGAAGTAGTCTGAAAATGGAAGAAAAATTTGAAGAGGTTTTAAAAAAATTATCTTTCAAAAACCCTTCACTAAAAAAAATATATGTTATATCAAAATTACGAGACGAATCTTATAATTTTCTACCTGAAAATTTAATTCAGGAAGTTAAAGTTGTTAATTATTCAATAAATGAACGTGCATTATTATTGTCTTGTTCCAATAATTTTGTTAAACAAGAAATAGTATTTAGAGAAAATGAAATCTTAAAAAAAATTAATCAAATTTTTGGTTCAGATGAAATAAAAAAAATAAAACTTGTCTAATCGAAACAATTTGGAGGTGCTTTAATGATCGAAAAAGAAAAAGATTATTCCGCTGAACAGATAAAAGTTTTAAAAGGACTCGAGGCTGTTAGATTAAGACCCGGAATGTACATAGGTTCAACTGGTAAAGCTGGACTAAATCATTTAGTCTACGAAATAATCGATAATTCAATAGACGAACATATAAATGGTTATTGTAATTTAATAAGAGTTACAATAAATGAAGATAATTCTATTGAAGTTGAAGATAATGGTAGAGGAATACCTGTTGGTATGCATCCTATCGAAAAGAAAAATACCTTAGAACTAGTGATGACCTCTCTTCATGCTGGAGGTAAGTTTGATAAAAAGGCTTATAAAGTGAGCGGAGGTCTACATGGTGTTGGCGCATCTGTAGTTAATGCCTTATCTGAATATTTTGAAGTAAAGGTTTATAGAGATGGAAAAATCTATTATCAAAGATATTCAAGAGGTATTCCTCAAACAGAAGTTTTAGAATTAGGAGAAACGGATAGAACTGGAACTTATGTAAAATTTTTGCCTGATAAGGAGATTTTTGATGATGGAGACGTGGTTGTTGAATCAAGACTAATAGAGAATAGGTTAAGAGAAATTGCCTTTCTAAATCCTAATCTAAAAATCATTTTTGAAGATAAAAAAAGAGATTATAAAGAAGAGTTTCATTTTGAGGGTGGATTAGAAGAATTTATAAATTATGTTCTAAAAAAGAGAAAGAAAGAGCCTGTTGCTCAACCTATTTATTTAGCTGGATCTTATTCTTATAAAAAAGATGAACCTGATATTCAGGTTGAAATAGAGCTTGTTTATACACAATCTGAAGATAGTGAAATAATATCTTTTGTCAATAATATTAAAACTATTGATGGAGGAGAACACGAATCTGGTTTTAAACAAGCTTTAACACGTTTATCAAATGAGTTTGCTAGAAAGTACGGCATTTTAAAAGAAAATGATGAAAATTTTAGTGGTGACGATGTCAGAGAAGGCTTAATAACCATCATGCATGTAAAAATGGCTGAACCAGTATTTGAAGGACAAACCAAAGGAAGACTTGGTTCAAAAGTTGCACGTGAAGCCGTCAATCAAATTACAAGCGAAAAATTATCTCTTTATTACGATGCCAATCCAAAGGAAGCAAAAAAAATCCTCGAACGAATTAACTTTGCATTTAAAAAGAGAATTGCTGCAAAAAAAGCACGAGAAAACATAAAAAGAAAAACTATTTTTGAGAGTACAACACTCCCAGGAAAATTGGCTGACTGTACCTCCAAAAATCTTGAAGAATCCGAGCTTTTTATAGTTGAAGGAGACTCTGCTGGTGGAAACGCAAAACAGGCAAGAGATAGGTATTACCAAGCTATACTACCATTAAGGGGTAAAATTCTTAACGTGGAAAAAGCGGATTTGTTAAAACTTTTAAAGAACGAACAAATTACAAATATTATTACTGCTCTAGGTACGGGTATTGGTGATGAATTTGATATATCAAAGTTAAGATACGGGAAAATAATCATAATGACAGATGCTGATGTTGACGGTGCTCACATTCGCACTTTAATATTAACCTTTTTTTATAGATATATGAGGCCCCTTATTGAAGAAGGTCACGTGTACATAGCTCAACCGCCTTTATATAGATTTGAGGTAGGAAATGAACATTTTTACTTATACAATGAGGCAGAACTTGAAAATCTCAAACAAACGTACGCAAACAAAAAGTGGAAGATCCAAAGATATAAAGGATTAGGAGAAATGAATCCGGATCAACTTAGAGAAACTACAATGGACAAAAATTCAAGAAAACTTGTTAAAATAACTATTCAAGACCTAGAATCATCTAATGAAATTATCGAAATACTTATGGGAGATGATCCAGCCATAAGGAGAGAATTTATCGAAAATAATGCATATAAGGTGAAAGAGTTAGATGTATAATGAAGGCGAAAAAGATAATATTATTAGTCTTTTATTTGTCTTTTTTAGCATTAGTGTATTTTCATTTATTTAATAGATTTTTTGTGTATAATAATAAGGTAATAAGTCAACCACTTAAAATTAACGTTGATAAGAGTGTATATTATATTTCTTTTAATAACAGATATTTCTATTATGACATCTTTGATGACATTACTTTTATTAGCGATATTGAGTATCCAAAGTTTATAAAAGTAGAATTTAGTAATGATGAAGAGTTAAGAAAAAAAGAAACTGATTTTATAAAAAAGATTTTTTGGATTCCACAAATTGATAGCATTAATTTTCCTAAAAAAGAAATCTTTTGTTATAATAATATTATATTAAATTACTATAATTTGGAAGATATTACCATTTATTTAAAAGGTTATAATGTTAATTTTTTTCAAGATTTAAATGGTGGTGAATATGTTTTGATGGGGCAATCTATTTTTAATGTACACGATCGGGGGTTTTAATATGGCCAAAAATTATTTAATAGGTATAGATATCGGTAGTTTTTTATTAAAAGGAATGCTTTTTGAAGTTGATGAAGAAGGATATATAAGACCTATTGTCAACGCTGCTTTGCCAGTAGAAGGAATTATAAACGGAGAGATTCAAGATATGGAATCTCTTAGGCGAACTTTAGTTACTCTTATAGAGTATCTTAAACAAAGTTCTGAAAGAAAACTTAAAAATGTTGAAATAATTGTTGGATACTCGACTAATAATTTAAACATTACTCAAGAAAACTTTACCGTTGAATTTAGTAAAAGAACAGAGATAAGGGAGAAAGAATTACAAAATATTAAAAAAAATATCACTAAAAAGTATATCGATGAAGGAAAAATCATCTTAGATTCTTCGTTTGTAAAGTTCATGATAGATAATAAAACAGTAAAAAATCCAGTTTCATTTTATGCTGAAAGTTCTTTGACAACTTCTTTAAATATCGTCTGGGTTGATGAAAATTCTTTCTCTTTACTTATAAACGTTTTGAAGGATGTTGTTCCTTCTTCTCAAATTCCTCTTTATGACTCAACTTTATCTGCTAGTTATGCGACTACAACTCCTAATGATAGAAATGTCGGAATAACAGTAATAGATTTAGGATATAATTCATCAAGAACCATCATTTTCAAGGATGGTATACCTAAATTATTTTATTCTTTTCCCTATGGAATTAAATATATATTAAAAGATATTTCAAATGTCCTAAAAGTTTCTGAAAAAGAAGCTCACAGGTTGTTAACAGAGGAAGGTGCTTGTCTAAGAGATACGAGGACTATTAAAAAAGTGGAATTCCAACCTATAACAGGCACTGGATATTCTTATACATCTCTTGGACTTTTAAATAAAATAATATACGCTCGAGTTAGAGAAATAATTAGTAGATTAAATGGCGAATTATCAAGAATTAGCTACGAAAAAACTTATGAAATAGGTGCTTTGCAAGGAGGTATTGTGTTAACTGGAGGAGGTTCAAAAATCAGAAATATCGATCAAACTATTAGAGAACTTATGGGTGAAAATTACAGAAAAAGCTCTTTAGTATCTCTTGATTACTTTAGGGATGTGCCCGAAGAGATTAAAAAAGATTCTACTTATCTCTCAGTATTTGGCATCGTTGAAAGATATCGTCTTGACTTGATTGAAGAAAGTTTTTATGAAAGATCAAGAGAATCTATTTCTTCCGAATCTTCACAAAAACCCAAAGCATCTACTAAAGGGAATACTTTTAAAACATTTATCAAAAAGATAACTGGGGGTGACGAGGATGCCGTTTGAAATTGAAGAAATTGACAGGCAAAAAAAACTTTTCACAAAAAAAACTACATATAAAATAAAAGTATTTGGCGTAGGTGGAGCAGGTAACAATGCAATTCAAAGAATGGTTAAAAAAGGAATTAGAGATGTAGAGTTGATCTCTGCAAATACGGATGTACAAGTATTAGAAAATATCGATTCTCCTATCAAAATTCAGTTAGGAAAAGAATTAACTAGAGGATTAGGTGCTGGTGGAGATCCGGAAATTGGGAGGAAAGCTGCTTTGGAAAGTATTGAAGAAATAAGAGACATTCTACAAGATACCGACCTTTTATTTATTACAGCGGGCTTAGGTGGCGGAACGGGAACCGGTGCAGTTCCTGTTATAGCTGAACTAGCTACTCAATTAGGTATTTTAACTGTAGCTATAGTAACTACACCTTTTCATTTTGAAGGCTCAACTAAAGAAAGAATCGCTTTAAAAGGATTTCATGAAACGAAACGTTATGTAGACAGTTTAATTAAAATTTCTAATGATAAACTTATAGACAATGATGAAGACATACCTATTGATAAGGCTTTCGAAAAAGCCGATGAAATATTGCTTCAAGCAATAACAGGTATCTCTGACTTAATTACTAAACCAGGTATGATTAATCTTGATTTTGCCGACGTTGCTTCAGTACTAAAAATAAAAGGTTCTGCAATGTTGGGAATTGGTCTTGGAAAAGGAGAAAAAAGAGCAGAAGAAGCTATAAGAAATGCATTAAATAGTAAAATATTAGAAGATCCAGTAAGAAATGCTACCGCAGCACTTGTAAATATATCTGGTAAAAATCCTACTACTCAAGATGTAAGAATAATTAATGAAATACTTCGCTCATATGCAGTCGATGATGCAAAACTTAAAATGGGAATTACTATAGATGATAAACTACCAGATGATTTAATAAAAGTCACTATTATTGCATCTGGATACGATAAACTTCCTGGAGAAGAGAATTATATTGATTTATATGAACAGCCTGCACTTTATAGACATTTTGGTAGAGGAATTGTAGAGGAAGAGATAGAAAAATTAAATAGATACATAAAAGACCATGCAGAAGAATCAATTGCTGAAAAAACCGAATAATTAAGTCAAGAGATTAATTATGAAAAAAAATGATTTCGATATATACAATCTATACCATAGAAACGAAAATAGTTTTATGGTTGAAGAAGACATTGTAGGCAAATTTTTTCATAACTATAATGATGAAAACATCACTGATTTTCACTTTGAACCTAATAACAACGATGTAGGGGTTAGAACAAGATATTGTGGCAATTTGGTAGATTTAAGCCCTATGAGTCATTATGAGTATGATGTGTTCTTAAATAAATTGTTGATTAATTGCGGATTTGACATAATTAAAGACTTCAAAAATATTGATGGTTCTTTTAATTTTAATAACATTAATTTTAGAGTATCTTTTGTTAAATCCTCTCTTGGTATAAGTTGTGTTTTAAGAAAACTAAAAAATATAAACGATATTAAGGTTGATCTAGAACCATCAATAAAATCCAATATTGAAAAGCTGATAAGTGAAAAATCAAAAGTCCTTATTTTTTCTGGACCGACTGGTTCGGGAAAAACTACTACCATGCATTATGTTGTCAATAAATTCAAAAATAACAGAAAGGTCCATAGTATAGAAAATCCTATAGAATATATTAATCCTGATATCGTACAAATATCTTCTAAAGATGAAAGTGACAAAATTAATATCTTAAAATACATACTAAGACAAGATCCTGACGTTATTGTTGTGGGTGAAATCAGAGAAAATAATTTTGCAAAACTCTTGTTTGACTCTGCAGTTACTGGACACTTAGTTTTTTCAACTATTCATACAAAGAATGTTTTTTTGATTCTTCAGCGATTAAAAATGCTCGGTGTAGAATTAAAAAATCTATCAGAAAGTATAGATCTTTTGCTGAATCAACGTCTAATACCCAAAAAATGTGAGCATTGTAATGGAAAAGGGTGTAATACCTGTTACTTCACTGGTAAAAGGGGATATGTAACCGTATTCGAAGCTCTTATAGTAACAGATAACTTAAAAAGAGATATTTCTATAAATAAAAGTATCTCTTTCATAAAAGAAAAATATAAACAAACTGAAAGTTACATAGATCCTTCAATAAGGCTCAGAGAATTACTAGATAATAGTTTAATCAGTGAAGATCAATACTATACAAATCTACATTCATTTTAAGGATAGACAAAATATTGTCAGGAGAAGATAATTAAGTTGACTTATTTTTCTAGGAGTCCAGAAGAATGGAAAAAATATGACGAAGAAAAAAAAAGAAAGAGAGAAGAAAAAAACAAACCAAAGAAAATGGTTGAAAGATTTTCTTTATTCATTATTATAGCTATATCTGCTATTGCTATTTTTTTTAGTATATTTGGCCCAAAATTTTCTAGATTTATGTTTCCACATAGTATAACCAAAAAAGGAATAAATCTAAGTTTACAGACTCAAGATAATTTCTATTACCCTGAGCCCTTAGACATAAAAATATATGTTCAAAACACTAAAAATAAGAGTGATTATATAAAAATCGAAAATTTTTATTTTCGAATAATTAGAAAGTCGGATTCTAAAGTTATTCATGATTTCTCATCTCCACAGACTATTGAAACTCAAATTCAATCTCTTCAAACCTTGTTACTTTTTGATTTACTAAAAGAAGCTGAAATAAAGCAATTACTTGATGGAGAATATCAAGTGACTGCTTCTTTTTTATTCAATGGGGATAATGTAAGTCTTACTCGTGATTTTTATTATAATCAAAAACTAATATTGAATGTATATACAAATGAGATGTTTTATCTTACAAACGAATTCCCCGTATTCTCAATAGAAGTAGCAAATAGAACTGATACAACAATAACCAGTGAACTTTCTGGCAATATAAAAATCAATGACAAGAAAAAAGAGGTATTTAATCAGAGTTTCTATTTCGGACCGCTAAACTTAAAAACTTTAGAAAGTACAAGTTTTAAACTACCTTTAAACAAAACCTTTGAACAGGGAATATATAACTCAGTGTTCGAATTTGAAAGTATTAATCAAAATTACTATTCTCCTCTTGTCGTAGTTGATAAAATAGAAAATGATACAAAAGATCTTTCTTTAATCTTTTATACACCACTTTTTACTTCTAGAGGAGACTCATTGCATTTTGAGGCGAATCTTAAAAACTCTAAGAAAAAACCTATGCCACTTGAAGTCAATCAGATAAAATTCAGACTTTATTATGAAAATCAACTGATTTTCAATTACGAAAATAATGACAGAACTAGAATATACATATCAGAATTAGGTACAACACAAGTATTCGACTTGTCAGAGGTGAGAAATATAACACTTGATCGAAGTGGCAATTATTTGATTGATTTTAGTATAGTTATAGGAAACGACGTTCTTTCAAAGCAGCAAAATATAAGTGTGTATTAAAAACAGAGAGGCTTAGAATAATAATGTATGGATATCTATCAATCTATTTTCATCCAACAGATGAAGAAAAGAAAACTTATCTTTATTATTATTGTGGACTATGTCATTCATTAAAAGAGCAATTTGGAATAATCTATAGACCACTTATAATAAAAGAAATTGTTTTTTTCATGATGCTTAAAAATCCTATAATTTCTATTGAAGAGTTTAAATGTCCTTTTGTAACTTTTAAAACCAGATATAAACCTGAAGAAATTGATTTTATAGAACCATATTCTTATTTAAATATTTTGATTATTTATGGCAAAATAATAGACTACAAGAGCGAAAATATCCCTGTCCCTCAAAAACTCATTAATACTGTAAGGGGAAAATTGTTGTCTTATTTTGATGAGACTTTTTTAGAAACTTTTGAAAGTTACATAAATCTTCAACAAGAAGTCGAGAATTTAAATGTTGATTTAGATGATTATGCAAACCCTTCAATAAAAATAATGAAATGCTTATTTCAAAAATTTTTTCCAGCTGGTTATCCGGAATCATTGCCTATTGTTACAGGATATTTAATATATATGTTAGATAGTATCTATGATTTTGATAGAGACATCAAGAGAAATAAATTCAATGCTATAGCACAAGCTTTTAAGGTTAATAATATTATACATCTAGAAGAAAATCAAAAGGCAAGATTACTTTTCACTTATGATTTATGTGCCAAGGAATTGATGGATAAAATTGATGAGCTAGCAAATTATAACAACCATTTATGTACAAAAATAGCATCTTTTTCATTAATTTATCATAGAAATATAATCAATCAAATATTGAACGGGGGAAAGTATAATGAACGAACAACAAATTATTCGAGATTACATAAACCAAGGCGATTTCAAAAACCTGTTTTTAAATTACCAAAATAATCAAGAATTTAAAAATGATATTGATAAATTTAGAGCTGGATATTATAGAAGAAACACCTCCAGTTGTGGTGAATGTCTTCAATGTCTAGGTGCCACAGTGTGTGTAGACACTATGTGCGAATGTTTTGGTGGAGACTTTTGCCGATGGTTTTAAGCAGATTCCTCAAAAATGACTATAAATAAAATAAATCCTGTTGTCAAAACTTCTTTTCTTATCATTATTTTTTATCTTTTGTTCATTATCTCAAGAACTTTCAGAATTGCTCCTAGCATCATCAGTATGCTAATGCCTTTTGGAATACTTTTTTTAAAGAAGGGATACTCAGTAATTTATTCTGTTGTACTTATTATCTTAATCAATATAAGCGGATTTGTAGTTGAAAGTATAGGTATTTTTTTACTTTTTATGGTACCTGTTTTGATATATAATACTTTCCAAAAAAAAGTTGTCAGACATTCACTTATTACTATTTTTTCTGTAACCTCTTTTTTTATAATGTACTATTTCTTTGGATATTTGCTGCATGACTTCTTTTTAAGAAATAATTTAACTTGGCTATTGCTTTTATTGTATATTGTTTTTGCCAATTTATATGGATTTTTGCTTAATAGGTTAAAAAAAGAAATTGAAAATTTTGTAAAAAAGGAAGAATACAAATGAACAATACTATAACTGCTGTTCCTGGTATTAAGGTTGGTCACTATACTGATTTACAAGCTATTACTGGTTGTACAGTCATTCTGGTTGAAGATGGTGCTGTAGCAGGTGTTTGTGTAAGTGGTTCAGCACCCGGAACAAGAGAAACTGATTTGTTAAAAACTGGAAACTTAGTTCAGCAAGTTCATGCTATACTTTTAACTGGAGGAAGCGCCTTTGGTCTTGACGCAGCAGCGGGAGTAATGCAATTCCTTGAGGAGAAGAATATTGGTTTTCAAACAGATACAATCACCGTACCTATTGTTCCTTCAGCTGTTATATATGACTTAGATATAGGGAATCCACATATTCGCCCTAATAAAGAAGCAGGATACATTGCATCAAGCAATGCAACTACTCAAGAAGTTATACAAGGTAGTGTAGGAGCTGGAACTGGTGCTATGGTTGGTAAGGGTGCAGGCAAAAATTATTCTATGAAAAGTGGCGTTGGAAGTTCATTGATAGATTTAGGAAAAGGAATTCTAGTTGGAGCTCTTAGTGTTGTTAATGCCACAGGAGATATATACGAAAATGGAGAAATTATTGCTGGAGCAATTGATGAAAACAACAAATTTCTAGACATATATAATCTTATGAAAAAGAGAATGTTTAGGGCGAACCCAGGAGAAAATACTACTTTATCAGTAGTTGCAACAAATGCACGTTTGACAAAAGAATGGGCCAATAAAATTGCACAAGTTGCCAATGATGGATTTGCTCGAACTATAAAACCTGTCCATTCATTATTTGATGGTGACACAGTATTTTGTATATCAACAGGAAATGTTGAAGTTGACTTTTTTGACATATCATTGATCTCCCAAGTAGCAGCAGAAGCAATCGAAAAATCCATCATTAATGCCGTTAAACACGCCCAAAAAATCGATGGCCATCTTACTTATTCTGACTTATTTTAGTACTTACTTAACTCAACTTTGCGGTATAACCAACTTCTTCCAATAATTCAATAATTTCCTCGGGAGCCCCTTCCGTCTCAACTTCGACTTTCTTACTACTTAAATCTACCTTATAATTGGTTACTATATCAGAAGATTTAAGTTGTTTTTCTATAATTGTTTTGCAATGATTGCACGACATATCTGGAACATCGAATACATATCTCATATTTATCCCTCTTTCACTTTTAATTTTTTTTCAATAGTACTAGAATTTAAAATAACATTAATCGAACTCAGAAACATGGCTATTTCTGATAAAACCGGATGCATAAGGCCCATCATAGCCAGAGGAATCATTATTACATTATAAAAAAAAGCCCAGAAAAGGTTCTGTTTAATCTTTTGAAAAGTAATTTTTGAAATCTCAATTGCATCTATTATCTTAGATATTTCCCCTTGAATAATTATTATATCTGCACTTTCTATGGCTAGATCTGTACCTGTACCAATAGCTATTCCAATTTCTGATGATTTTAATGCTGCAGCATCATTTATTCCATCACCTATCATACAAACCTTTTTTCCTTCAATTTGATATTTTCTAACTATATTAACTTTTTCACTAGGACTAACATTTGCCCAAAACTCGTCTACTCCCACTTTTTCTGCTACAGCCTTTGCAGTAATTTCATTATCTCCAGTTACAATAACAGGCTTAATATTCATATTTTTTAGCTTATTTATAGTATCAATAGCTCCAGATCTTATTTTATCAGCAATTCTTATATAACCCCTTAATTCATCATTGACCAAAACCTCTACTACTGTCTCTCCCCTTTTCATAAAATCGATATACTTTTCAGACTTTTTTGGTTTTCCAATAAAATACAAGTCTTTTTTATATCTTGCATAAATTCCTAGTCCTGCCTTTTCTTCGATTTCATCTAATTTTAGATCAGATATCATGTCAGTTTTTAATTCGTCTTTAACATACTTAATAATTGCATTAGCTAAAGGATGAGTTGAATTTTCTTCAATTTTTGCCACAACTTGTAGGATTTGATTATCCAAATTATGCCAAACAACACTAGGATGACCTTCTGTGATAGTACCTGTTTTATCAAACAACACAACATCAATATTTTTTGCCATTTGTACCGATTCACCGTTTTTTATTATTAATCCTCTTTTTGCAGCGGAACTACTAGCAGACAGAAGTGCCATAGGCGTTGCTAAACCCAAAGCACAAGGACACGCAATTACCAAAGTAGCAACAAAAGTAAATAAAGCCGTAGAAAATGGTCCTGCATCTACAAGAACCCAAGGTAAGATATTTGATACTTTTAGCAAAAAAGGCTGAAATGCTTCATAATTAATAAACCATAATATACTGCTCAATACAGCCATCGAAAAAACTATAGGAATAAAATAAATGGTAATTCTATCTGCAAAGGCTTGAATAGGAACTTTTGAGGATTGTGCTTCTTCTATCAATTTTATCATCTGATTAATAAACAAATCTTCTCCAACCCTTGAAACTTCTACTTTAATAACCCCCGATTCAACTATTGTACCACTAATTACATATTCGCCCACCGTTTTATATACAGGTAAAGGTTCACCAGTTACCATAGATTCATCAATAGTCGCTTTCCCTTCAACTATGATTCCATCAAGCGGAACTTTTTCTCCAGTTCTCATTACTATTATATCTCCTATTTTTATTGTTTCTACGGGCAACTCTATTATTTCACCATCCATCAACACATTAGCCTTTTCCACTCTCAAAGCTAATAAGGCTTGAATATCTTTTGAAGCATTATACTTCATCTTTGATTCAATATACTTTCCAAGAAGATTTAAGGTGATTAACATAGCAGAAATGCTACCAAAGGACTGAACGTTCAAACCAAATATTAATAAAATGGTTGTCATCCATGAAGATAGAGCTCCTATTGTAACCAAAGTATCCATGTTAGTATGCAAATGAGACAAGGCTATCCATGCGCTTTTTAAAGTTTTTCTACCTGGATAAAAGATCACAATTCCACCGCAAAATAGCTCAATAAAAGTCATATGAGGAATATGAATGCCACTCATGTGAATTATCATAATTATCATCAGCGGTATTGTAACAATTAATGATACCATTAAGTCTTTTTTTGCTTCTTTAAATCTTTTTTCTATTAAATTTACGGTAGGCATTTCTCTAGAGACTTTATAACCTATGCTTTCTACCGCTTTTTCTATGTCTTCAATTGTAACCTTATCATTGGCGATTACGATTGCCTTTTCAGTTGCCAGATTCACTGAAACATACTTAACTCCATCTATTTTTTTTATTGCCCTTTCAACATTTCTAACACAAGATGCACACGTCATTCCTTGTACACTAAAGCTAATCTCTTTTTCTTGCGATAAGGATAGAGAATTATTTATGGACGTTTCAGTTGATGACTTCATATTAAGACACCTCTGTATTTAATATGTTTTGTTTAAATATCTAATAACTTCTTCTAATTCTTCTAATTTAATATTAATCTCTTGCTGATTTTGGGAAGTTATTGCTTCTTTTAAACACGTTTCAATATGTTTCTTCAAAATATCTACATGGGCATTTTTTAACAACGATATCGTTGCTAATAGTTGTTTTGATATATCTATGCAATATCGTTCTTCTTCTACCATCTTAATAGTTGCTTCAAGCTGACCTTTCGCTGTTTTTAATTTATTTAATGCTTTTTCATGTTTCAATTTTTTTCCCCCTCTACCGCTATTGTAACTGATACTATAATCAAACCCTTTCGCTATTTTTCTTTGTATTTTCTAGATCCTATTTTTGATTTTTAGATTACTACC is a window of Defluviitoga tunisiensis DNA encoding:
- a CDS encoding P1 family peptidase, giving the protein MNNTITAVPGIKVGHYTDLQAITGCTVILVEDGAVAGVCVSGSAPGTRETDLLKTGNLVQQVHAILLTGGSAFGLDAAAGVMQFLEEKNIGFQTDTITVPIVPSAVIYDLDIGNPHIRPNKEAGYIASSNATTQEVIQGSVGAGTGAMVGKGAGKNYSMKSGVGSSLIDLGKGILVGALSVVNATGDIYENGEIIAGAIDENNKFLDIYNLMKKRMFRANPGENTTLSVVATNARLTKEWANKIAQVANDGFARTIKPVHSLFDGDTVFCISTGNVEVDFFDISLISQVAAEAIEKSIINAVKHAQKIDGHLTYSDLF
- a CDS encoding heavy metal translocating P-type ATPase, whose product is MKSSTETSINNSLSLSQEKEISFSVQGMTCASCVRNVERAIKKIDGVKYVSVNLATEKAIVIANDKVTIEDIEKAVESIGYKVSREMPTVNLIEKRFKEAKKDLMVSLIVTIPLMIIMIIHMSGIHIPHMTFIELFCGGIVIFYPGRKTLKSAWIALSHLHTNMDTLVTIGALSSWMTTILLIFGLNVQSFGSISAMLITLNLLGKYIESKMKYNASKDIQALLALRVEKANVLMDGEIIELPVETIKIGDIIVMRTGEKVPLDGIIVEGKATIDESMVTGEPLPVYKTVGEYVISGTIVESGVIKVEVSRVGEDLFINQMIKLIEEAQSSKVPIQAFADRITIYFIPIVFSMAVLSSILWFINYEAFQPFLLKVSNILPWVLVDAGPFSTALFTFVATLVIACPCALGLATPMALLSASSSAAKRGLIIKNGESVQMAKNIDVVLFDKTGTITEGHPSVVWHNLDNQILQVVAKIEENSTHPLANAIIKYVKDELKTDMISDLKLDEIEEKAGLGIYARYKKDLYFIGKPKKSEKYIDFMKRGETVVEVLVNDELRGYIRIADKIRSGAIDTINKLKNMNIKPVIVTGDNEITAKAVAEKVGVDEFWANVSPSEKVNIVRKYQIEGKKVCMIGDGINDAAALKSSEIGIAIGTGTDLAIESADIIIIQGEISKIIDAIEISKITFQKIKQNLFWAFFYNVIMIPLAMMGLMHPVLSEIAMFLSSINVILNSSTIEKKLKVKEG
- a CDS encoding DUF5685 family protein is translated as MYGYLSIYFHPTDEEKKTYLYYYCGLCHSLKEQFGIIYRPLIIKEIVFFMMLKNPIISIEEFKCPFVTFKTRYKPEEIDFIEPYSYLNILIIYGKIIDYKSENIPVPQKLINTVRGKLLSYFDETFLETFESYINLQQEVENLNVDLDDYANPSIKIMKCLFQKFFPAGYPESLPIVTGYLIYMLDSIYDFDRDIKRNKFNAIAQAFKVNNIIHLEENQKARLLFTYDLCAKELMDKIDELANYNNHLCTKIASFSLIYHRNIINQILNGGKYNERTTNYSRLHKPRRFQKPVFKLPK
- a CDS encoding heavy-metal-associated domain-containing protein, yielding MRYVFDVPDMSCNHCKTIIEKQLKSSDIVTNYKVDLSSKKVEVETEGAPEEIIELLEEVGYTAKLS
- a CDS encoding metal-sensing transcriptional repressor, yielding MKHEKALNKLKTAKGQLEATIKMVEEERYCIDISKQLLATISLLKNAHVDILKKHIETCLKEAITSQNQQEINIKLEELEEVIRYLNKTY
- a CDS encoding ATPase, T2SS/T4P/T4SS family; translated protein: MKKNDFDIYNLYHRNENSFMVEEDIVGKFFHNYNDENITDFHFEPNNNDVGVRTRYCGNLVDLSPMSHYEYDVFLNKLLINCGFDIIKDFKNIDGSFNFNNINFRVSFVKSSLGISCVLRKLKNINDIKVDLEPSIKSNIEKLISEKSKVLIFSGPTGSGKTTTMHYVVNKFKNNRKVHSIENPIEYINPDIVQISSKDESDKINILKYILRQDPDVIVVGEIRENNFAKLLFDSAVTGHLVFSTIHTKNVFLILQRLKMLGVELKNLSESIDLLLNQRLIPKKCEHCNGKGCNTCYFTGKRGYVTVFEALIVTDNLKRDISINKSISFIKEKYKQTESYIDPSIRLRELLDNSLISEDQYYTNLHSF